One genomic region from Vitis riparia cultivar Riparia Gloire de Montpellier isolate 1030 chromosome 17, EGFV_Vit.rip_1.0, whole genome shotgun sequence encodes:
- the LOC117904087 gene encoding agamous-like MADS-box protein AGL80 — protein MELIANEKLRCRTFRNRQKGLKKKLQELSTLCDVEACMIMYCDQNGSGTYSSQPDVWPENHYEVQRIVNKYMKEGHGKRTVDLSDILESRKRKAEVELQKLQEKNGETKGQTSETGLELDGLSYENMMEINDQLDRKLEHVMSLIDLKKGEAGLMSKTPVNSSHIPGWPTAEQAFQGIEMFLYDLDFPDTSSGVVESDLNPMMMMNMENNGYPEFGSGKASSSELLHHSTQFQDPIHYDPAHGMFTNNPDPSTSYQKMGTVPPMQEMSVSKNPMMFNTHPTNSMPQMGLSENMMFNMDDSISMQQISAYRQYVLDGYLFFHS, from the coding sequence ATGGAGTTGATCGCTAATGAGAAACTTCGGTGCAGAACTTTCCGAAATAGGCAAAAGGGCTTGAAGAAAAAGCTCCAGGAGTTGTCAACTCTATGTGATGTTGAAGCATGTATGATCATGTATTGTGATCAGAATGGCAGTGGCACCTATTCTTCTCAGCCTGATGTTTGGCCTGAAAATCACTATGAAGTTCAGCGTATAGTGAACAAGTACATGAAGGAAGGCCATGGAAAGAGGACGGTGGATTTATCTGACATTCTTGAAAGCAGAAAGAGGAAGGCCGAAGTTGAGCTGCAAAAGCTGCAGGAAAAAAATGGCGAAACCAAAGGGCAGACTTCTGAGACTGGATTGGAACTGGATGGGCTTTCCTACGAAAATATGATGGAAATAAATGATCAATTAGACAGGAAACTTGAACATGTGATGAGTCTGATTGATTTGAAGAAGGGAGAAGCGGGCTTGATGAGTAAGACTCCTGTGAACTCCTCTCATATCCCGGGTTGGCCTACAGCTGAGCAAGCCTTTCAAGGCATTGAAATGTTCTTATATGATTTGGATTTTCCCGATACAAGTAGTGGAGTGGTTGAATCTGATTTGAAcccgatgatgatgatgaatatGGAGAACAATGGATATCCAGAATTTGGAAGTGGGAAGGCATCCAGCAGTGAGCTCCTGCACCACAGTACTCAATTTCAGGACCCAATTCATTATGATCCAGCTCATGGGATGTTCACGAATAACCCTGATCCTTCAACTTCATATCAGAAGATGGGGACTGTTCCTCCCATGCAAGAGATGTCGGTATCCAAGAATCCGATGATGTTTAACACccatcccacaaattccatgcCGCAGATGGGGTTGTCTGAGAATATGATGTTCAACATGGATGATAGCATCTCTATGCAGCAAATATCGGCATATAGGCAGTACGTCTTGGACGGTTATTTGTTCTTTCATTCTTGA
- the LOC117904525 gene encoding uncharacterized protein LOC117904525 isoform X3 has product MPQILSIPISLKGNYKRFASTYGSLNFMVRLVTEETREKTREMQLRNAISKSKQRIKVCESLNALIGITFLLRYMPAMELGVLSDMPNIRKKACMKLKQQGLHGSKLLSAYKDMVGTSNHDVLACQSSQTHRLLIVELLSISCEEAPQDDRYCWSDELYPGEFDDLGICSLHSKEIGDIIPPKIIGFESHSPVTRSNQQPDHEILQVYLTTWLAEVNIDTHRVDEIFAVIGEEMDVGLS; this is encoded by the exons ATGCCACAGATCTTGTCAATTCCTATCTCTCTCAAAGGCAATTACAAACGTTTTGCTTCAACTTATGGTTCTTTGAATTTTATGGTCCGTTTGGTTACTGAGGAAACGCGAGAAAAGACAAGGGAGATGCAGTTGAGAAATGCAATCTCAAAAT CCAAACAGAGGATAAAGGTTTGTGAGAGTCTTAATGCGCTCATTGGGATTACTTTTTTGCTCAGATATATGCCTGCCATGGAGTTGGGTGTTCTGAGTGATATGCCCAATATTAGAAAGAAAGCTTGCATGAAATTAAAGCAGCAG GGCCTTCATGGGAGCAAACTTTTGTCAGCATACAAGGATATG GTTGGAACTTCAAACCATGATGTGTTGGCATGTCAATCTTCCCAAACTCAT CGGTTGCTTATAGTGGAGTTACTCTCCATCAGTTGTGAAGAAGCTCCACAAGACGATCGATATTGTTGGTCAGATGAGCTGTATCCAGGGGAATTTGATGATTTGGGTATATGCAGCTTGCATTCAAAAGAAATTGGTGATATTATTCCCCCAAAAATAATAGGTTTTGAATCTCATTCGCCTGTTACACGTTCTAATCAGCAGCCAGATCATGAGATCTTACAG GTTTACCTTACAACTTGGCTTGCAGAGGTGAACATTGATACACATAG gGTTGATGAAATATTTGCTGTAATTGGGGAGGAAATGGACGTTGGCCTTTCATGA
- the LOC117904525 gene encoding uncharacterized protein LOC117904525 isoform X2, whose translation MPQILSIPISLKGNYKRFASTYGSLNFMVRLVTEETREKTREMQLRNAISKSAKQRIKVCESLNALIGITFLLRYMPAMELGVLSDMPNIRKKACMKLKQQGLHGSKLLSAYKDMVGTSNHDVLACQSSQTHRLLIVELLSISCEEAPQDDRYCWSDELYPGEFDDLGICSLHSKEIGDIIPPKIIGFESHSPVTRSNQQPDHEILQVYLTTWLAEVNIDTHRVDEIFAVIGEEMDVGLS comes from the exons ATGCCACAGATCTTGTCAATTCCTATCTCTCTCAAAGGCAATTACAAACGTTTTGCTTCAACTTATGGTTCTTTGAATTTTATGGTCCGTTTGGTTACTGAGGAAACGCGAGAAAAGACAAGGGAGATGCAGTTGAGAAATGCAATCTCAAAAT CAGCCAAACAGAGGATAAAGGTTTGTGAGAGTCTTAATGCGCTCATTGGGATTACTTTTTTGCTCAGATATATGCCTGCCATGGAGTTGGGTGTTCTGAGTGATATGCCCAATATTAGAAAGAAAGCTTGCATGAAATTAAAGCAGCAG GGCCTTCATGGGAGCAAACTTTTGTCAGCATACAAGGATATG GTTGGAACTTCAAACCATGATGTGTTGGCATGTCAATCTTCCCAAACTCAT CGGTTGCTTATAGTGGAGTTACTCTCCATCAGTTGTGAAGAAGCTCCACAAGACGATCGATATTGTTGGTCAGATGAGCTGTATCCAGGGGAATTTGATGATTTGGGTATATGCAGCTTGCATTCAAAAGAAATTGGTGATATTATTCCCCCAAAAATAATAGGTTTTGAATCTCATTCGCCTGTTACACGTTCTAATCAGCAGCCAGATCATGAGATCTTACAG GTTTACCTTACAACTTGGCTTGCAGAGGTGAACATTGATACACATAG gGTTGATGAAATATTTGCTGTAATTGGGGAGGAAATGGACGTTGGCCTTTCATGA
- the LOC117904086 gene encoding pentatricopeptide repeat-containing protein At5g66520-like: protein MKPMLDQGSLVAAIKRCTRVGDLKAIQAHMVRANLTQDTFLTSKLIESSAVTLSGHVAYAHRIFSCTHHPNLFMWNTIIRGYSISDSPITAIALYRDMFLCGISPNSYTFGFVLKACCKLLRLCEGQELHSQIVKVGLDFETPLLNGLIKLYAACGCMDYASVMFDEMPEPDSASWSTMVSGYAQNGQAVEALKLFREMQAENVSSDAFTLASVVGVCGDLGALDLGKWVHSYMDKEGVKIDVVLGTALVGMYSKCGSLDNALKVFQGMAERDVTAWSTMIAGYAIHGHGEKALQLFDAMKRSKTIPNCVTFTSVLSACSHSGLVEKGHQIFETMWTEYKITPQIKHYGCMVDLFCRAGMVGHAHKFIQTMPIEPNVVLWRTLLGACKTHGYKDLGEHISRKILKLDPSSPENYVLVSNVYASLGRWSSVCQVRSLMKDKAPKKQHGWSSIEINFMVHKFIMGDESHPEREKIYGMLQQMARKLKQVGHVTSTVDVLHDIDEEEKEYALGLHSERLAIAYGLLHTPNGSPIRIVKNLRVCRDCHEVIKLISEVYNREIIVRDRVRFHHLRERGCSCNDYW, encoded by the coding sequence ATGAAGCCCATGCTGGACCAGGGCTCGCTGGTGGCTGCTATCAAGAGGTGCACAAGGGTTGGAGACCTCAAGGCCATCCAAGCCCACATGGTCCGAGCCAACCTAACCCAGGACACCTTTCTAACCAGCAAGTTGATAGAGTCCTCCGCTGTCACATTATCAGGCCACGTGGCATACGCCCATCGCATATTCTCGTGTACCCACCATCCAAATCTCTTCATGTGGAATACCATCATCAGAGGCTACTCCATAAGCGACTCACCCATCACTGCCATTGCACTCTACAGAGACATGTTTCTCTGCGGCATTTCACCGAACAGCTACACCTTTGGGTTTGTTCTCAAGGCATGTTGTAAGCTACTGAGACTTTGCGAGGGCCAAGAGCTTCATTCACAGATTGTGAAAGTGGGTTTGGATTTTGAGACTCCACTCCTCAACGGATTGATCAAACTGTATGCCGCTTGTGGGTGTATGGACTATGCAAGCGTGATGTTCGATGAAATGCCTGAGCCAGACAGTGCTTCTTGGAGCACCATGGTTTCCGGGTATGCCCAAAATGGGCAGGCAGTGGAGGCCTTGAAGTTGTTCCGAGAAATGCAAGCGGAGAATGTGAGCAGTGATGCGTTCACTTTGGCTAGTGTTGTGGGGGTGTGTGGCGATTTGGGTGCTCTAGACTTGGGCAAGTGGGTTCACTCTTACATGGACAAAGAGGGTGTCAAAATTGATGTTGTGTTGGGCACTGCCCTTGTGGGCATGTACTCAAAGTGTGGGAGTTTGGATAATGCTCTCAAAGTCTTTCAAGGGATGGCTGAAAGAGATGTGACGGCATGGTCCACCATGATTGCAGGGTATGCAATACATGGGCACGGTGAGAAAGCTCTGCAATTGTTTGATGCCATGAAAAGATCAAAGACAATTCCCAATTGTGTCACTTTCACTAGTGTTTTATCCGCATGCAGCCACTCCGGATTGGTTGAAAAGGGTCATCAAATTTTCGAGACCATGTGGACTGAATACAAAATTACTCCCCAAATAAAGCATTATGGCTGCATGGTTGATCTATTCTGCCGAGCAGGGATGGTGGGTCATGCCCACAAATTCATCCAAACAATGCCCATTGAGCCTAACGTTGTTCTTTGGCGAACATTGCTTGGTGCCTGCAAGACACATGGATATAAAGACCTTGGAGAGCACATAAGTAGAAAAATCCTCAAGCTAGATCCAAGCAGCCCTGAGAATTATGTGCTTGTGTCCAATGTGTATGCTTCTCTAGGCAGATGGTCAAGCGTTTGCCAAGTTAGGAGCCTAATGAAAGACAAGGCACCCAAAAAACAACATGGGTGGAGCTCCATAGAGATAAATTTCATGGTCCACAAGTTCATCATGGGAGATGAATCACACCCAGAAAGGGAAAAGATTTATGGGATGCTTCAGCAAATGGCTAGAAAGTTGAAACAAGTGGGTCATGTAACTTCTACAGTTGATGTGCTCCATGACATagatgaagaggaaaaagaatatGCATTAGGCCTTCATAGTGAGAGGCTGGCTATTGCTTATGGCCTGCTACACACCCCCAATGGCTCACCCATTAGAATTGTGAAGAACCTTAGAGTTTGCAGAGACTGCCATGAGGTCATAAAGCTCATATCTGAGgtttacaatagagaaataatAGTAAGAGATAGAGTTCGTTTCCACCATTTAAGAGAAAGAGGGTGTTCTTGCAATGACTATTGGTAA
- the LOC117904525 gene encoding uncharacterized protein LOC117904525 isoform X1, translating into METLDATSSCSSSASNLQSPSSKTPQPPPSVIRLSRPAAQRNLRNQWSKLASYRQQWTSTASKGRSHATDLVNSYLSQRYMPAMELGVLSDMPNIRKKACMKLKQQGLHGSKLLSAYKDMVGTSNHDVLACQSSQTHRLLIVELLSISCEEAPQDDRYCWSDELYPGEFDDLGICSLHSKEIGDIIPPKIIGFESHSPVTRSNQQPDHEILQVYLTTWLAEVNIDTHRVDEIFAVIGEEMDVGLS; encoded by the exons ATGGAAACCCTAGACGcaacttcttcttgttcttcttccGCTTCAAATCTCCAAAGCCCTAGCTCCAAAACCCCACAACCACCACCTTCTGTCATCCGCCTATCGAGACCAGCCGCGCAGCGCAACCTCCGAAACCAGTGGTCGAAATTAGCTTCCTACAGACAACAATGGACTTCTACTGCCTCAAAGGGAAGGTCACATGCCACAGATCTTGTCAATTCCTATCTCTCTCAAAG ATATATGCCTGCCATGGAGTTGGGTGTTCTGAGTGATATGCCCAATATTAGAAAGAAAGCTTGCATGAAATTAAAGCAGCAG GGCCTTCATGGGAGCAAACTTTTGTCAGCATACAAGGATATG GTTGGAACTTCAAACCATGATGTGTTGGCATGTCAATCTTCCCAAACTCAT CGGTTGCTTATAGTGGAGTTACTCTCCATCAGTTGTGAAGAAGCTCCACAAGACGATCGATATTGTTGGTCAGATGAGCTGTATCCAGGGGAATTTGATGATTTGGGTATATGCAGCTTGCATTCAAAAGAAATTGGTGATATTATTCCCCCAAAAATAATAGGTTTTGAATCTCATTCGCCTGTTACACGTTCTAATCAGCAGCCAGATCATGAGATCTTACAG GTTTACCTTACAACTTGGCTTGCAGAGGTGAACATTGATACACATAG gGTTGATGAAATATTTGCTGTAATTGGGGAGGAAATGGACGTTGGCCTTTCATGA
- the LOC117904525 gene encoding uncharacterized protein LOC117904525 isoform X4, whose translation METLDATSSCSSSASNLQSPSSKTPQPPPSVIRLSRPAAQRNLRNQWSKLASYRQQWTSTASKGRSHATDLVNSYLSQRYMPAMELGVLSDMPNIRKKACMKLKQQGLHGSKLLSAYKDMVGTSNHDVLACQSSQTHRLLIVELLSISCEEAPQDDRYCWSDELYPGEFDDLGICSLHSKEIGDIIPPKIIGFESHSPVTRSNQQPDHEILQG comes from the exons ATGGAAACCCTAGACGcaacttcttcttgttcttcttccGCTTCAAATCTCCAAAGCCCTAGCTCCAAAACCCCACAACCACCACCTTCTGTCATCCGCCTATCGAGACCAGCCGCGCAGCGCAACCTCCGAAACCAGTGGTCGAAATTAGCTTCCTACAGACAACAATGGACTTCTACTGCCTCAAAGGGAAGGTCACATGCCACAGATCTTGTCAATTCCTATCTCTCTCAAAG ATATATGCCTGCCATGGAGTTGGGTGTTCTGAGTGATATGCCCAATATTAGAAAGAAAGCTTGCATGAAATTAAAGCAGCAG GGCCTTCATGGGAGCAAACTTTTGTCAGCATACAAGGATATG GTTGGAACTTCAAACCATGATGTGTTGGCATGTCAATCTTCCCAAACTCAT CGGTTGCTTATAGTGGAGTTACTCTCCATCAGTTGTGAAGAAGCTCCACAAGACGATCGATATTGTTGGTCAGATGAGCTGTATCCAGGGGAATTTGATGATTTGGGTATATGCAGCTTGCATTCAAAAGAAATTGGTGATATTATTCCCCCAAAAATAATAGGTTTTGAATCTCATTCGCCTGTTACACGTTCTAATCAGCAGCCAGATCATGAGATCTTACAG gGTTGA
- the LOC117904525 gene encoding uncharacterized protein LOC117904525 isoform X5 produces MPAMELGVLSDMPNIRKKACMKLKQQGLHGSKLLSAYKDMVGTSNHDVLACQSSQTHRLLIVELLSISCEEAPQDDRYCWSDELYPGEFDDLGICSLHSKEIGDIIPPKIIGFESHSPVTRSNQQPDHEILQVYLTTWLAEVNIDTHRVDEIFAVIGEEMDVGLS; encoded by the exons ATGCCTGCCATGGAGTTGGGTGTTCTGAGTGATATGCCCAATATTAGAAAGAAAGCTTGCATGAAATTAAAGCAGCAG GGCCTTCATGGGAGCAAACTTTTGTCAGCATACAAGGATATG GTTGGAACTTCAAACCATGATGTGTTGGCATGTCAATCTTCCCAAACTCAT CGGTTGCTTATAGTGGAGTTACTCTCCATCAGTTGTGAAGAAGCTCCACAAGACGATCGATATTGTTGGTCAGATGAGCTGTATCCAGGGGAATTTGATGATTTGGGTATATGCAGCTTGCATTCAAAAGAAATTGGTGATATTATTCCCCCAAAAATAATAGGTTTTGAATCTCATTCGCCTGTTACACGTTCTAATCAGCAGCCAGATCATGAGATCTTACAG GTTTACCTTACAACTTGGCTTGCAGAGGTGAACATTGATACACATAG gGTTGATGAAATATTTGCTGTAATTGGGGAGGAAATGGACGTTGGCCTTTCATGA